In Candidatus Methylacidithermus pantelleriae, a genomic segment contains:
- the waaF gene encoding lipopolysaccharide heptosyltransferase II — protein MKPCSFPLPLVIRTPNWLGDAILSLPALWNLKAFLGDQPLWIASPEPLAALWDACEFVNGVVRLQRPKDVWATARQLRSYRFAATILFTQSERCLLQARLAGIPWIYGRARRWNRWFYSTSFPLPPQPKRRHLAWEYIELLRPFGIPQDLSLPRLRLPPLFPRDRSKRRIALCPGAEYGPAKRWPARSFAAVGNALLQSLPCTLWILGSPRDAPVCDEVARLCPGAHNLGGQTSLGEFLNYLASCDLVISNDSGAMHAASALQVPTIAIFGSTDPQKSGPLGSQTWILQEKIPCSPCFRRECPIGLRCMEAIPPQRVIELALPLLA, from the coding sequence ATGAAACCTTGTTCTTTTCCCTTGCCCCTTGTGATCCGAACGCCCAACTGGCTCGGAGATGCTATCCTATCCCTCCCGGCGCTTTGGAACCTAAAAGCTTTTCTTGGTGACCAACCCCTCTGGATAGCCTCCCCAGAACCGCTGGCAGCCCTCTGGGACGCGTGCGAGTTTGTCAACGGCGTAGTCCGGCTCCAGCGTCCCAAGGATGTGTGGGCAACGGCGCGTCAGCTACGATCCTACCGGTTTGCTGCGACCATTCTTTTCACCCAATCCGAGCGCTGCCTTCTCCAAGCACGATTAGCCGGAATTCCTTGGATCTACGGGCGCGCCCGGCGATGGAATCGCTGGTTTTACTCTACCTCCTTCCCTCTCCCTCCCCAGCCCAAGCGCAGGCATCTGGCCTGGGAATACATCGAACTCCTGCGCCCTTTTGGCATTCCCCAAGACCTTTCCTTGCCGCGTCTCCGTCTCCCCCCCCTTTTTCCTCGAGACCGGTCAAAGCGCCGCATTGCTCTGTGTCCCGGCGCCGAGTACGGACCCGCCAAACGCTGGCCGGCCCGCTCCTTTGCAGCCGTAGGAAACGCCCTACTCCAATCCCTCCCCTGTACCCTATGGATACTGGGCAGTCCAAGGGATGCGCCCGTGTGCGATGAGGTTGCTCGGTTGTGCCCCGGGGCCCATAATCTCGGAGGCCAAACCAGCTTGGGCGAATTTTTGAACTATCTTGCCTCTTGCGATCTAGTCATCTCGAACGATAGCGGAGCCATGCATGCCGCTAGCGCGCTCCAGGTCCCGACGATTGCGATCTTTGGATCTACCGATCCACAAAAAAGCGGCCCTCTGGGTTCCCAAACCTGGATTCTTCAGGAAAAAATACCCTGCAGCCCTTGTTTCCGTCGTGAGTGCCCGATCGGGTTGCGCTGCATGGAAGCGATCCCACCCCAGAGGGTCATCGAGCTTGCGTTGCCTCTGCTTGCCTAG
- a CDS encoding phosphodiester glycosidase family protein, whose translation MGASFLAALPLPARALSCSSQPLPFGTAIHCVVELSQDRLELFWKNPAGQPFGSFHSLFHYLEAQGKKVLFATNGGMYEPDLSPVGWYVEGGKELVKLNQRKGFGNFYLKPNGVLAWNRWQAWIGPSEEMEAKQADFLWATQSGPLLVHHGEITPAIPMHSRSRYIRNGVGLLDRHRVVFVITETPVTLYEFALIFRKNFSCREALYLDGSISSIYSLPLGIWKERGPMGPILAVWTPANTQSR comes from the coding sequence ATGGGCGCTAGTTTTTTGGCTGCTTTGCCCTTGCCCGCCAGGGCGCTCTCCTGTTCAAGCCAACCTCTCCCTTTTGGAACGGCAATCCACTGCGTGGTAGAACTTTCCCAGGACCGCCTGGAACTTTTCTGGAAAAATCCGGCCGGGCAACCCTTTGGCTCTTTCCACAGCCTCTTCCATTACCTAGAGGCTCAAGGCAAAAAGGTTCTTTTTGCCACAAATGGAGGCATGTACGAACCGGATCTTTCTCCGGTCGGTTGGTACGTAGAGGGGGGCAAAGAGCTTGTGAAGCTCAATCAAAGGAAAGGATTTGGGAATTTTTATCTCAAACCCAACGGCGTGTTGGCCTGGAATCGCTGGCAAGCTTGGATTGGCCCTTCCGAAGAAATGGAGGCCAAGCAAGCGGATTTCCTTTGGGCTACTCAATCCGGTCCTCTTTTAGTGCACCACGGAGAAATAACCCCTGCAATCCCCATGCACAGCCGCTCGCGCTACATACGAAATGGAGTGGGCCTGCTCGATCGCCACCGGGTCGTTTTCGTTATTACCGAAACCCCGGTGACGCTCTATGAGTTTGCTCTCATCTTTCGCAAGAATTTTTCCTGCCGGGAAGCACTCTACCTGGACGGTTCCATTTCGAGTATCTACTCTCTTCCCCTAGGCATCTGGAAAGAAAGGGGTCCAATGGGACCCATTCTCGCCGTGTGGACCCCTGCGAACACCCAATCCCGGTAG
- a CDS encoding cupin domain-containing protein, with amino-acid sequence MTLDGSEVRELVAYRNSTAKNQSLAEARLRPGQSTRLHLHRTSEEIYYILSGMGKMRIGGQVDSVEPGTAVLIPPGVPHQITNTGTNLLIFLCICAPPYEHEDTVLLDEPVDAQNA; translated from the coding sequence GTGACGTTAGATGGTTCAGAAGTTCGCGAGCTTGTTGCCTACCGAAATTCGACCGCGAAAAACCAAAGCTTGGCCGAAGCAAGACTCCGCCCAGGACAGAGCACACGACTCCATCTCCATAGGACAAGTGAGGAGATCTACTACATCCTGTCGGGCATGGGAAAAATGCGCATTGGGGGCCAGGTGGATTCCGTGGAACCCGGAACAGCGGTTCTTATCCCCCCAGGAGTGCCTCACCAGATCACCAACACGGGGACAAATCTTTTGATCTTCCTTTGCATCTGTGCTCCTCCCTACGAACATGAAGACACGGTCCTACTGGATGAACCGGTCGATGCACAAAACGCTTAG
- the lpxK gene encoding tetraacyldisaccharide 4'-kinase, whose amino-acid sequence MKKVIEALERFAIEVISERRWGHRATLLRWFLGFLSILYSWGVSFRLWLYQKGLCKSHPLGCLVISVGNLTVGGTGKTPIVEKLARDLTGAGRRVAILSRGYKSRRPPFFQRLKEKLQGRPSDPPRVVSDGRHVLLDSELAGDEPYMLARNLPNVVVLVSPDRVLSGKYAIRHFDVDTLVLDDGFQYLPLKERLDLVLIDTESPFGNGKLLPRGMLREPPKALQRADVLFLTKCEGNDLSALKAQLRRLNPHAPFVECVHRPRYLEEVFTGIRRPLEFLQGLKVGAVSGIARPESFENGLRRLGATLVYSRRFEDHHRFTPAEIQRVLERSRARLAKAVITTEKDAVRIPALPVRPPLPLYFLRVEIEFLRGAEELERRLQRAIQGPGRSQIQRTEEAKNPNATAVVSLS is encoded by the coding sequence ATGAAAAAGGTTATTGAAGCGCTGGAACGTTTCGCGATTGAGGTGATTTCAGAACGCCGCTGGGGTCACCGGGCTACCCTTTTGCGATGGTTCCTAGGGTTTCTTTCGATCCTGTACTCATGGGGCGTCTCCTTTCGACTCTGGTTGTACCAGAAAGGTCTCTGCAAAAGCCACCCCTTGGGATGCCTCGTCATTAGCGTAGGCAACCTCACGGTGGGCGGGACCGGCAAAACCCCGATCGTCGAGAAGCTAGCCAGGGATTTGACGGGTGCAGGACGTCGCGTTGCCATCTTGAGCCGTGGCTACAAAAGTCGACGACCCCCCTTTTTCCAGCGGCTCAAAGAAAAACTCCAAGGAAGGCCGTCTGACCCCCCCAGGGTCGTTAGCGACGGGCGGCATGTCCTGTTGGACTCAGAACTGGCCGGGGACGAGCCCTACATGCTCGCCAGGAACCTTCCCAACGTTGTGGTCCTGGTTAGCCCGGATCGAGTCTTAAGCGGAAAGTACGCCATCCGGCACTTTGACGTAGATACGCTTGTCTTGGACGACGGGTTTCAGTACTTGCCTCTCAAGGAACGGTTGGACCTTGTGCTGATCGATACGGAAAGCCCCTTTGGGAATGGCAAACTTTTGCCCAGGGGGATGCTACGAGAACCTCCCAAAGCGCTGCAACGAGCCGATGTCCTTTTTCTGACCAAGTGTGAGGGGAACGACCTATCCGCGCTCAAAGCCCAGCTTCGCCGGCTCAATCCCCATGCCCCTTTTGTCGAATGCGTGCATCGTCCACGATACCTGGAAGAAGTTTTTACGGGGATTCGCCGACCCCTAGAATTCCTCCAAGGTCTCAAAGTGGGGGCCGTATCCGGTATCGCCCGTCCGGAAAGCTTTGAAAATGGTTTGCGACGCCTCGGAGCTACCCTTGTCTATTCCCGCCGGTTTGAAGATCATCATCGCTTTACCCCCGCCGAGATCCAGCGGGTGCTCGAAAGAAGCCGTGCCAGGCTAGCCAAAGCCGTCATTACCACGGAAAAAGACGCCGTCCGGATCCCTGCCCTTCCTGTTCGTCCTCCACTGCCCCTGTATTTTTTGCGGGTCGAGATCGAATTTTTGCGAGGAGCTGAGGAGCTAGAAAGACGGCTGCAACGAGCCATCCAAGGTCCTGGGCGATCTCAGATACAAAGGACCGAAGAGGCAAAGAACCCCAACGCAACCGCGGTTGTTTCCTTGTCGTGA
- a CDS encoding S1 family peptidase, whose translation MAELGPNEEPLQERTGGSIRIRGLAWLLTVSVVLFLFRFGIFVFSSRQLELETLPQWNDKGIGIIVTNRAWRVGRFLFTVDPSWSVSTCFLVTKTGGVLTARHAVDRALRDRFCKIWVRFKSTPWLAARILWLDPDQDLAALRVNLPSRYLETVFPLALADSDLALAPGTEVKLVGFPHAKSYVQGFRLIRQMAEHSLSYLGRWVPGRKGGSVSGGPDVELFRGAGGAGFSGSPVLTHSGRVVGLYFGHRVAGGQEEAVVVPRDALWRAFRLIQSQGEPLDNAPRGVPLGKRTKMLGGGYRQLNHIGPYKAWDGSISE comes from the coding sequence GTGGCAGAATTAGGACCCAACGAGGAGCCCCTCCAGGAAAGGACTGGTGGTTCGATCCGGATACGAGGCCTTGCGTGGCTCCTCACTGTTTCCGTGGTCCTCTTTTTATTCCGCTTCGGCATTTTTGTTTTTTCTTCGCGCCAGTTGGAACTCGAAACCCTTCCTCAATGGAATGACAAGGGCATCGGGATCATTGTCACCAATCGGGCGTGGAGGGTCGGACGATTCCTTTTTACCGTGGATCCCTCTTGGAGTGTGAGCACGTGTTTCTTGGTGACCAAGACAGGCGGAGTGCTTACAGCACGCCATGCTGTAGACCGAGCCCTTCGCGATCGGTTTTGTAAGATCTGGGTTCGCTTTAAGTCTACGCCGTGGCTTGCGGCTCGGATCCTCTGGCTGGATCCCGATCAAGATCTGGCTGCCTTGCGAGTAAACCTTCCCTCCCGTTACTTGGAGACGGTCTTTCCTTTAGCTCTTGCTGACTCTGACCTAGCCCTAGCACCGGGAACGGAGGTCAAGCTCGTAGGTTTTCCCCACGCAAAATCCTATGTCCAAGGGTTTCGGTTGATCCGACAGATGGCGGAGCATTCCTTGAGTTACCTTGGAAGATGGGTTCCCGGTCGAAAAGGGGGGAGTGTTTCTGGAGGGCCGGACGTGGAGTTGTTTCGGGGAGCCGGAGGTGCTGGCTTTAGTGGAAGTCCAGTTTTGACCCATTCTGGAAGAGTTGTGGGACTCTACTTTGGCCACCGCGTTGCTGGTGGGCAAGAAGAAGCTGTCGTCGTCCCCCGGGACGCCCTTTGGCGGGCGTTTCGCTTGATACAATCCCAAGGAGAACCGCTGGACAACGCGCCGAGGGGTGTCCCGTTGGGGAAAAGGACAAAAATGCTCGGTGGAGGTTACCGACAGCTAAACCATATAGGGCCATATAAGGCTTGGGATGGGAGCATATCCGAATGA
- a CDS encoding tetratricopeptide repeat protein — MAKPASVEADESSAPLAWFREALTLLEGAAFFFVVDPAGGPPVKGKEALGRILGGRPLVEVRVSPEAPLDLNALKEQLEQNRGSVVLLDAVDLEWADLEVSLGGTLAERVERAQRVLQDLNMKRDALARLGAPVVFWVTPAGLRAFSLWAADLFSANSGVFEIAPAPSPSEGDLLWEPWIPASRHRNLPEAEVRGRIRFYERQLEGEARKRTPHRPLLAGLHTELAFLYGQLGDHLRALEHQQKAVNLHRELAEENPQAFLPSLATSLNNLGTYLSALGQREEALAATQEAVDLYRKLAAQNPQAFLCHLASSLTNLGGMFANLGRWQEGLAATQEAVQLYRKLVMDNSQAFLPDLAMSLTNLGTMLANLGRREEALAVVQEALGIRHKLAAQNPQVFLPALAASLATLGNTLAKLGRWWEALEPTQQAVDFYRKLASQNPQIFLPALAASLKNLGTTLVNLGRGQEALAATQEAVDLLRKLASQNPQVFLPALVASLTTLGTALAKLGRKEEAAAVAQEVEKVRSQLA; from the coding sequence GTGGCTAAACCTGCGAGTGTCGAGGCCGACGAGAGCTCGGCACCCCTTGCGTGGTTCCGGGAGGCTTTAACTCTCTTGGAAGGAGCCGCGTTCTTTTTCGTCGTAGATCCGGCCGGCGGGCCACCAGTGAAGGGGAAGGAGGCGCTGGGCCGCATCCTTGGCGGTCGGCCTCTGGTGGAGGTTAGAGTCTCTCCGGAGGCGCCTCTGGATCTGAACGCGTTGAAGGAGCAGCTGGAACAGAATCGCGGGTCGGTCGTTCTACTGGATGCGGTCGATTTGGAATGGGCTGACCTGGAGGTGAGCCTTGGGGGAACGCTGGCCGAACGGGTCGAAAGGGCCCAACGGGTGCTTCAGGACCTGAACATGAAGCGCGACGCCCTGGCCCGATTGGGGGCACCTGTGGTGTTCTGGGTCACTCCGGCCGGGTTGCGGGCCTTTAGCCTTTGGGCGGCGGATCTCTTTTCTGCCAACAGCGGAGTTTTCGAGATCGCTCCTGCGCCCTCACCGTCAGAGGGAGACCTCTTGTGGGAACCATGGATCCCAGCCAGCCGTCATCGGAACCTGCCTGAGGCCGAAGTGCGCGGCCGAATCCGTTTCTATGAACGCCAGTTGGAGGGAGAGGCTCGCAAACGGACCCCACATCGTCCCCTGCTAGCTGGCCTGCACACGGAATTGGCCTTCCTTTATGGGCAACTTGGGGATCACCTTCGCGCACTGGAACACCAGCAAAAGGCGGTAAACCTGCACCGCGAATTAGCCGAGGAGAACCCTCAGGCTTTTCTTCCCAGCCTGGCGACGAGCCTCAATAACCTTGGGACCTACCTTTCCGCTTTGGGCCAACGGGAGGAGGCACTTGCAGCCACACAGGAGGCCGTAGACCTCTACCGGAAACTGGCCGCCCAGAACCCTCAGGCTTTCCTCTGCCACTTGGCCAGCAGCCTCACCAACTTGGGCGGAATGTTCGCTAACCTAGGTCGGTGGCAAGAGGGGCTCGCAGCCACACAGGAGGCTGTGCAACTCTACCGAAAACTGGTCATGGACAACTCCCAGGCCTTTCTCCCTGACCTGGCCATGAGCCTCACCAACCTTGGCACTATGCTGGCCAACTTGGGCCGGCGGGAGGAGGCACTGGCGGTCGTCCAGGAGGCGCTGGGTATCCGCCACAAACTGGCCGCCCAGAACCCTCAGGTTTTTCTTCCTGCCCTGGCCGCGAGCCTCGCCACCCTGGGCAATACCCTGGCTAAGCTGGGCCGGTGGTGGGAGGCGCTTGAACCCACTCAGCAGGCCGTAGATTTCTACCGGAAACTCGCTTCACAGAACCCTCAGATTTTTCTTCCTGCCCTGGCCGCGAGCCTCAAGAACTTAGGCACCACGCTCGTTAACCTAGGACGTGGCCAGGAGGCACTTGCAGCTACACAGGAGGCCGTAGACCTCTTGCGGAAACTCGCTTCACAGAACCCTCAGGTTTTTCTTCCCGCCCTGGTCGCGAGCCTCACCACCCTAGGCACCGCGCTGGCCAAGCTGGGCCGGAAGGAGGAGGCAGCGGCGGTGGCCCAGGAAGTTGAGAAGGTCCGCAGCCAGCTGGCATAA
- a CDS encoding PspC domain-containing protein: protein MSPPLRKLCRSRNRKLLGVCAGLAEYFDIDPTLVRLLWVTGALFTGLFPALLLYFIFALVMPEAEDP, encoded by the coding sequence GTGTCACCACCTCTCCGAAAACTATGCCGCAGCCGGAACCGCAAACTCCTAGGGGTATGCGCGGGGCTGGCAGAATACTTTGACATTGATCCAACGCTTGTGCGCCTGTTATGGGTCACAGGAGCGCTCTTTACTGGTCTTTTTCCAGCCCTGCTTCTCTACTTCATCTTTGCCCTGGTGATGCCGGAGGCCGAAGACCCTTAA
- a CDS encoding type 2 periplasmic-binding domain-containing protein — MQAEPLPEPQFPSPTPAPRSSLRILCRIRFPTELLSELEAVLGVSLALRSVPTGEALLEQARKEPWDLYTLTDREVWRWRKLALLRPLPRSFRAHPPPVNSLFVQHYFDPYNRFAWPFGWCPLGIAYRPDKVSPPLEHWKDLRRFGLQFRPPQDAILAQALYLALYGRPKETLETTVRQWQKKAAEVDLPIAVDEISLLELGLSPQAAWKLLVPKEGSWISLYHWAVASNSPAPETAASFVQAASEPKRAARLASENRLAVVSEEARKYVPLTLAQDPHLYPPPTILDRCVFARPDLMG; from the coding sequence ATGCAGGCTGAGCCTTTACCAGAACCCCAGTTCCCCTCGCCCACACCGGCTCCCCGATCCTCGCTCCGCATCCTCTGCCGGATTCGCTTCCCTACCGAGCTTCTTTCGGAACTGGAAGCCGTCCTGGGAGTTTCCCTTGCGCTACGATCCGTGCCGACCGGGGAAGCGCTTCTCGAGCAGGCTCGCAAGGAACCTTGGGACCTATACACCCTGACGGATCGAGAAGTGTGGCGCTGGCGAAAACTCGCTCTTTTGCGACCCCTACCCCGTTCGTTCCGAGCCCACCCGCCACCGGTCAACTCGCTTTTTGTCCAGCACTACTTTGATCCGTACAACCGGTTCGCTTGGCCTTTTGGGTGGTGCCCGTTGGGAATTGCCTATCGCCCCGACAAAGTTTCTCCTCCCCTGGAACACTGGAAGGATCTGCGACGTTTCGGGCTCCAGTTTCGCCCACCTCAAGATGCGATACTGGCCCAAGCCCTTTACCTTGCCCTCTACGGCCGGCCCAAGGAAACCTTGGAAACAACCGTACGACAATGGCAAAAGAAGGCGGCCGAAGTCGATTTACCCATTGCTGTGGATGAGATATCGCTTCTAGAACTCGGCCTTTCCCCTCAAGCCGCCTGGAAGCTTCTGGTGCCAAAAGAAGGAAGCTGGATCAGTCTCTACCACTGGGCAGTTGCCTCAAACTCTCCGGCCCCCGAAACGGCTGCCTCTTTTGTGCAGGCAGCCAGTGAGCCCAAGCGAGCCGCTCGATTAGCCTCGGAAAACCGCCTCGCTGTCGTCAGCGAAGAGGCCCGCAAGTACGTTCCCCTAACACTGGCCCAGGATCCTCACCTTTACCCGCCTCCAACGATCCTAGATCGATGCGTATTTGCACGCCCAGATTTAATGGGGTAA
- the murJ gene encoding murein biosynthesis integral membrane protein MurJ: MKEELSTHRAAALVSAAVALSRVFGLLRELVFAAMFGAGKLLDAYLAAFQIPNLLRDLFAEGALSTAFTTVFAKTWEKEGSEASWKLANRLFSALFTFMALVSLLGILSAPALVWITNFGFSSVPGKLELTIVLTRILFPFILLVSLAASAMGILNARSVFGPPASASTAFNIVSVLLGVLLAYLFDPQNEPFHPRFGPRALYGVCFGVLLGGLAQLAIQVPPLSRLGYRYRWDTTWNDPHLQEIWKLMLPTLLAGAAVQINVLVNGAFASQINGARSWLSCAFRLMQFPIGVFGVAIATVTLPAVARDQSRADFPSFGRRVRESLRLAFFLTVPSSLGLAVLAEPLVRLIYQHGRFTADDTLQTAGALQVYALGLSSYAAIKVLSPCFYALDLPQIPLRVSLIGITINFLLNWIFMHLLHLGHLGLALSTSAVATLNCWQLWRALPREVATENQKGWSTFSLKLSLAAAACTIVAYALEHGWVLQTRHGYSLALSLFTTVVTAAGVYFVAGRWLTLPEATLLLQAARARWARIYRGLVGV, encoded by the coding sequence ATGAAGGAAGAGCTCTCCACCCATCGAGCCGCTGCACTAGTCAGTGCCGCCGTAGCCCTGTCTCGCGTTTTTGGACTCCTCCGCGAGCTTGTCTTTGCCGCCATGTTTGGAGCTGGCAAGCTCCTCGACGCTTATCTAGCCGCCTTTCAAATCCCCAATCTTTTGCGCGACCTTTTTGCCGAAGGGGCGCTGTCGACAGCTTTTACCACCGTTTTTGCCAAGACGTGGGAAAAGGAAGGATCCGAAGCATCCTGGAAGCTCGCCAATCGGCTCTTTTCGGCCCTGTTCACCTTCATGGCACTCGTCTCGTTGCTTGGTATCCTAAGCGCCCCAGCACTCGTCTGGATCACCAACTTCGGATTTTCGTCTGTACCCGGAAAATTGGAGCTCACCATTGTCCTTACCCGTATCCTTTTTCCCTTCATTCTCTTGGTTTCGCTGGCAGCTTCGGCAATGGGTATCCTTAATGCTCGCTCGGTCTTCGGTCCGCCAGCCAGTGCATCAACCGCCTTTAACATCGTTTCGGTCCTGCTAGGGGTTCTTTTGGCTTACCTTTTCGATCCCCAAAACGAACCCTTTCATCCGCGCTTTGGCCCACGGGCCCTCTATGGAGTCTGTTTCGGAGTGCTTCTGGGGGGCCTGGCTCAACTGGCGATCCAAGTCCCCCCCCTTTCCCGGCTTGGGTATCGCTACCGATGGGATACCACCTGGAACGATCCGCATCTCCAAGAAATCTGGAAGCTCATGCTGCCTACACTGTTGGCCGGCGCAGCCGTGCAGATCAATGTCCTTGTCAACGGAGCGTTTGCCAGCCAGATCAACGGAGCTCGGTCCTGGCTATCCTGTGCCTTCCGCTTGATGCAATTCCCCATTGGGGTCTTCGGAGTCGCGATTGCCACCGTAACCCTTCCCGCTGTAGCCAGGGACCAATCTCGGGCCGATTTCCCCTCCTTCGGGCGCCGGGTAAGAGAATCCCTTCGATTGGCTTTTTTTCTGACGGTTCCCTCCTCCCTCGGCCTTGCCGTCCTGGCAGAACCACTTGTTCGACTCATCTACCAGCACGGCAGGTTTACAGCTGACGATACCCTCCAAACAGCAGGGGCACTTCAAGTGTACGCTTTAGGACTTTCAAGCTACGCAGCGATCAAGGTCTTAAGTCCCTGCTTTTACGCCTTGGATCTCCCCCAAATTCCGCTGCGAGTTTCGCTCATCGGTATCACCATCAATTTTCTTCTTAATTGGATCTTTATGCACCTGCTCCATCTCGGGCATCTGGGACTGGCTCTTTCGACCTCAGCCGTGGCGACCCTCAACTGCTGGCAACTCTGGAGAGCTCTCCCCCGGGAAGTCGCTACCGAAAACCAAAAGGGCTGGAGCACTTTCTCCCTTAAGCTTTCCCTGGCAGCCGCAGCATGCACCATCGTCGCTTATGCGCTCGAACATGGTTGGGTTCTTCAAACGCGACACGGTTACTCCCTTGCACTGAGTCTTTTCACCACCGTTGTCACGGCGGCCGGTGTATACTTTGTCGCCGGCCGGTGGCTCACTTTACCCGAAGCAACCCTCCTTTTACAGGCAGCACGCGCCCGGTGGGCCAGGATTTACCGAGGCCTGGTTGGAGTGTAA